From Mya arenaria isolate MELC-2E11 chromosome 12, ASM2691426v1, the proteins below share one genomic window:
- the LOC128210385 gene encoding transmembrane protein 272-like, translating into MYHCIVYLFTSSLKSNITGAIHLHDCPLQDLVPIWLIVSGVAPIFFGGSARKQGDDGDESQSPARSVCGVIGLIFNLAWLICGSLWVYPTFGTVNNDDFVPCIGNVTTGCSQDCHKPTLTFAFAMVTIDWIFFVFWFITTLCSFRAICSRSRGGAQISA; encoded by the exons atgtatCACTGTATCGTTTACTTATTTACTAGTTCActcaaatcaaatattacagGAGCCATCCATCTTCATGACTGTCCTCTACAAGACTTGGTGCCCATCTGGCTGATCGTGAGCGGCGTGGCTCCAATCTTCTTTGGCGGCTCGGCGCGTAAACAAGGGGATGACGGTgatgaaagtcaaagtcccgcgCGCAGCGTCTGTGGGGTCATAGGGCTGATCTTCAACCTTGCCTGGCTCATCTGTG gATCATTGTGGGTGTACCCCACGTTCGGAACGGTAAACAACGATGACTTCGTGCCCTGTATTGGCAACGTTACGACGGGCTGCTCTCAAGACTGCCATAAGCCGACCTTGACCTTCGCGTTTGCCATGGTCACAATCGACTGGATTTTCTTCGTATTCTGGTTTATTACCACATTGTGCTCTTTCCGTGCAATTTGCTCTCGGTCACGTGGGGGAGCGCAGATAAGTGCTTAG